From the genome of Neisseria lisongii, one region includes:
- the rpmI gene encoding 50S ribosomal protein L35, with translation MPKMKTKSSAKKRFKVLGNGGVKRGHAFKSHILTKKTTKTKRQLRGTSMVNERDLASVAKMLPYA, from the coding sequence ATGCCTAAAATGAAAACCAAGTCGAGCGCGAAAAAACGCTTCAAAGTACTGGGTAACGGTGGTGTAAAACGCGGTCATGCGTTCAAAAGTCATATCCTGACCAAAAAAACCACAAAAACCAAACGCCAACTGCGCGGCACCTCTATGGTGAACGAACGCGATTTGGCTTCTGTTGCTAAAATGTTACCTTACGCTTAA
- the thrS gene encoding threonine--tRNA ligase, which translates to MLNITLPDGSVRQYESPVTVAQIAASIGAGLAKATVAGKVNGKLVDACDPITEDASVQIITPKDKEGVEIIRHSCAHLVGHAVKQLYPNAKMVIGPVIEDGFYYDIATEKPFTPEDVAAIEERMKALIAQDYDVVKVMTPRAETIKTFQERGEEYKLRLIDDMPEVEAMGLYHHQEYVDMCRGPHVPNTRFLKNFKLTKLAGAYWRGDSNNEMLQRVYGTAWASKDELKAYIQRIEEAEKRDHRKLGKQLDLFHLQDEAPGMVFWHPKGWALWQAIEQHMRKELDAAGYKEVKTPQIMDKTFWEKSGHWDNYKDNMFVTNSEKREYAVKPMNCPGHVQIFNNGLRSYRDLPMRLAEFGSCHRNEPSGALHGLMRVRGFVQDDAHIFCTEEQIVAEAQAFNELLVRIYKQFGFHDVSVKLSLRPEKRAGSDEIWDRAEQGLREALTACGVEWEELPGEGAFYGPKIEYHVKDALGRSWQCGTLQLDFVLPERLNAEYVTENNDRARPVMLHRAILGSLERFIGILIENHAGSFPLWLAPVQMVIMNITENQADYCREVAAKLQAAGFRVELDLRNEKIGYKIRDNSQYRFPYQIVVGDKEKQENKVAVRRKAEDLGSLDLDDFIAKLQQEITESLVNH; encoded by the coding sequence ATGTTGAACATTACCTTGCCCGACGGCTCAGTCCGCCAATATGAATCACCGGTTACCGTGGCGCAGATTGCCGCCTCAATCGGCGCAGGATTGGCGAAAGCAACGGTGGCGGGTAAAGTCAACGGCAAGCTGGTCGATGCCTGCGATCCGATTACTGAAGACGCTTCCGTGCAGATTATCACGCCGAAAGACAAAGAAGGCGTGGAAATTATCCGCCACTCTTGCGCCCACTTGGTCGGCCACGCTGTCAAACAGCTTTATCCGAATGCCAAAATGGTTATCGGTCCGGTGATTGAAGACGGTTTTTATTACGATATTGCGACTGAAAAACCGTTTACGCCGGAAGATGTAGCAGCGATTGAAGAGCGCATGAAGGCATTGATTGCGCAGGATTATGATGTCGTTAAAGTAATGACGCCCCGTGCCGAAACCATCAAAACCTTCCAAGAGCGCGGCGAAGAATACAAACTGCGCCTGATTGACGATATGCCCGAAGTCGAAGCCATGGGTCTGTATCATCATCAGGAATATGTCGATATGTGCCGCGGCCCGCACGTTCCCAATACCCGTTTCCTGAAAAATTTCAAGCTCACCAAACTGGCGGGCGCTTACTGGCGAGGCGACAGCAACAATGAAATGCTGCAACGTGTGTACGGCACAGCTTGGGCAAGCAAAGACGAGTTAAAAGCCTATATCCAGCGGATCGAAGAAGCTGAAAAACGGGATCACCGCAAACTGGGTAAACAGTTGGACTTGTTCCACTTGCAAGACGAAGCGCCGGGCATGGTGTTCTGGCACCCGAAAGGTTGGGCATTGTGGCAGGCGATTGAGCAACACATGCGCAAAGAGCTGGATGCCGCCGGTTATAAAGAAGTCAAAACGCCCCAAATCATGGATAAAACCTTTTGGGAAAAATCCGGCCATTGGGATAATTACAAAGACAATATGTTCGTAACCAATTCGGAAAAACGGGAATATGCGGTTAAACCGATGAACTGTCCGGGTCATGTGCAGATTTTCAACAACGGTCTGCGCTCATACCGTGATTTGCCGATGCGTTTGGCAGAATTCGGTTCATGCCACCGCAACGAGCCGAGCGGTGCGCTGCACGGCCTGATGCGTGTGCGTGGCTTTGTGCAGGACGATGCACATATTTTCTGTACCGAAGAGCAAATCGTTGCCGAAGCGCAAGCCTTTAACGAATTGCTGGTGCGGATTTACAAACAGTTCGGCTTCCATGATGTATCGGTAAAACTGTCGCTGCGTCCGGAAAAACGTGCCGGTTCCGATGAAATTTGGGACAGAGCCGAACAGGGCTTGCGTGAAGCTCTGACCGCCTGCGGCGTAGAGTGGGAAGAATTGCCGGGCGAAGGTGCATTCTACGGCCCGAAAATCGAATATCATGTTAAAGATGCCTTGGGTCGTTCTTGGCAGTGCGGCACATTGCAACTGGATTTCGTATTACCCGAACGCCTGAACGCCGAATACGTTACCGAAAACAACGACCGGGCCCGTCCGGTGATGCTGCACCGTGCGATTTTGGGTTCGCTGGAGCGCTTTATCGGCATCTTGATTGAAAACCATGCCGGTTCGTTCCCGCTGTGGCTGGCGCCGGTGCAGATGGTGATTATGAACATCACCGAAAATCAGGCAGACTATTGCCGAGAAGTCGCCGCCAAACTGCAGGCCGCAGGCTTCCGTGTAGAATTGGATTTGCGTAACGAAAAAATCGGCTACAAAATTCGGGACAACAGCCAATACCGTTTCCCTTACCAAATCGTTGTCGGCGATAAAGAGAAACAGGAAAACAAAGTGGCCGTGCGCCGCAAAGCAGAAGACTTGGGTTCGCTCGATTTAGATGATTTTATTGCAAAACTGCAACAGGAAATCACCGAATCCCTCGTTAATCATTAA
- the tgt gene encoding tRNA guanosine(34) transglycosylase Tgt: MLKFTLHKKDGHARRGTLELNHGTIETPVFMPVGTYGSVKAMTPQNLHDIKAQIILGNTYHLWLRPGLEVIEQFGGLHQFIGWDKPILTDSGGFQVFSLSDMRKLTEEGCTFKSPINGDKLFLSPEISMKIQTVLNSDIVMQLDECTPGEATYEQAKKSLQMSLRWAERSKKAFEDLNNPNALFGIVQGAMYEDLREESLKGLEQFDFPGLAIGGLSVGEPKPEMYRMLRAVGPILPEHKPHYLMGVGTPEDLVYGVAHGVDMFDCVMPTRNARNGWLFTRFGDLKIKNAKHKHDTRPIDETCTCYACQNFSRAYLHHLHRAGEILGAQLNTIHNLHFYQVIMAEMREAIEQGRFADWQAQFHENRAKGVD; encoded by the coding sequence ATGTTGAAATTTACCCTGCACAAAAAAGACGGCCACGCCCGCCGAGGCACGTTGGAGCTGAACCACGGCACAATCGAAACGCCGGTATTTATGCCGGTCGGCACCTACGGTTCGGTCAAAGCCATGACCCCGCAAAACCTGCACGACATCAAAGCCCAAATCATCTTGGGCAACACTTATCACTTATGGCTGCGCCCCGGTTTGGAAGTAATCGAACAATTCGGCGGTCTGCACCAATTTATCGGCTGGGACAAACCGATTCTGACCGACTCAGGCGGTTTTCAGGTTTTCTCGCTGTCCGATATGCGCAAACTCACCGAAGAAGGCTGTACCTTCAAAAGCCCGATTAACGGCGACAAACTCTTCCTGTCGCCTGAAATCTCGATGAAAATCCAAACCGTCCTCAATTCCGATATTGTGATGCAGTTGGACGAATGCACTCCGGGCGAGGCAACGTATGAACAGGCCAAAAAATCGCTGCAAATGAGCCTGCGCTGGGCGGAACGCAGCAAAAAAGCCTTTGAAGATTTGAACAACCCCAACGCCCTGTTCGGCATCGTGCAAGGTGCGATGTATGAAGATTTGCGGGAAGAATCGCTCAAAGGGCTGGAACAGTTCGACTTTCCGGGTCTCGCCATCGGCGGCTTGTCCGTCGGCGAACCCAAACCCGAAATGTACCGTATGCTGCGTGCCGTCGGTCCGATTTTGCCCGAACACAAACCGCATTACCTGATGGGCGTGGGTACGCCGGAAGATTTGGTGTACGGCGTGGCGCACGGCGTGGATATGTTCGACTGCGTCATGCCCACCCGCAACGCCCGCAACGGCTGGCTGTTTACCCGTTTCGGCGATTTGAAAATCAAAAACGCCAAACACAAACACGACACCCGCCCGATAGACGAAACCTGCACCTGCTACGCCTGTCAAAATTTCAGCCGTGCCTACCTGCACCACCTGCACCGTGCCGGAGAAATCTTGGGCGCACAGCTCAACACCATACACAACCTGCATTTCTACCAAGTCATCATGGCCGAAATGAGAGAAGCCATCGAACAAGGCAGATTCGCCGACTGGCAGGCACAATTCCACGAAAACCGTGCCAAAGGCGTGGATTGA
- the infC gene encoding translation initiation factor IF-3 encodes MAQEREARINGEITAKEVRLISDSGEQLGVVSVREALAMAEEQDVDLVEISPNAKPPVCKLMDYGKYKYQMAKKRDEAKKNQKQVQIKEIKFRPGTDEGDYQIKMRNINRFLADGDKVKVTLRFRGREMAHQQLGAQLLERVKEDLAEVVQIESFPKMEGRQMVMMIAPKKK; translated from the coding sequence ATCGCTCAAGAACGCGAAGCACGAATCAACGGCGAAATTACCGCCAAAGAAGTGCGATTAATCAGTGATTCAGGCGAACAGTTGGGAGTAGTGTCTGTTCGTGAGGCTTTGGCTATGGCTGAAGAGCAGGACGTGGATTTGGTGGAAATTTCCCCCAATGCCAAACCGCCCGTGTGCAAACTTATGGACTACGGTAAATACAAATACCAAATGGCCAAAAAGCGGGACGAAGCCAAGAAAAACCAAAAACAGGTTCAGATTAAGGAAATCAAATTCCGTCCGGGTACGGATGAAGGCGATTACCAAATCAAAATGCGCAACATCAACCGCTTTTTGGCAGACGGCGACAAGGTAAAAGTAACCCTGCGTTTCCGCGGTCGTGAGATGGCACACCAACAACTGGGCGCACAGCTTCTGGAGCGGGTGAAAGAAGATTTGGCCGAAGTAGTGCAAATCGAGTCTTTCCCGAAAATGGAAGGCCGCCAAATGGTAATGATGATTGCGCCGAAGAAAAAATAA
- the rplT gene encoding 50S ribosomal protein L20, translating into MPRVKRGVTARARHQKIFALAKGYRGRRKNVYRVAKQAVMKAGQYAYRDRRQRKRQFRQLWIVRINAGARENGLSYSKFMNGLKRAAIEIDRKVLADLAVFDKAAFAQLVEKAKAALAA; encoded by the coding sequence ATGCCACGCGTAAAACGCGGTGTAACCGCTCGTGCCCGTCACCAAAAAATCTTCGCTTTAGCCAAAGGCTACCGCGGTCGTCGTAAAAACGTTTACCGTGTTGCCAAACAAGCGGTAATGAAAGCCGGTCAATACGCTTACCGTGACCGCCGCCAACGCAAACGCCAATTCCGTCAACTGTGGATTGTGCGTATTAACGCCGGTGCCCGTGAAAACGGTCTGTCTTACAGCAAATTCATGAACGGCTTGAAACGTGCGGCTATCGAAATCGACCGCAAAGTATTGGCTGATTTGGCTGTATTCGACAAAGCGGCATTTGCCCAACTGGTTGAAAAAGCAAAAGCTGCTCTGGCTGCTTAA